The Euphorbia lathyris chromosome 2, ddEupLath1.1, whole genome shotgun sequence genome includes a window with the following:
- the LOC136217850 gene encoding uncharacterized protein: MGSGRIIHHLLRRRLLYSSSFCRTTRLLSFFDHSPSKCILPNATIQFHNTFPSLSFFPNHPSSSQLLSTSSNDSNDHEQDTSEEGRLHHEISEDEESDGWEEEEEVEAKPGDGGDGGGVVLQGIPWGERVLSIAREVLLQFADDLKLYSFKINNRGYVYVRLDKLSNEYGCPTMEELESYCQEYKKRLEEVGALGEIPDNLALEVSSPGAERILKVPDELSRFKDMPMRVNYVEGEEPHSPEKEGVFFLETVETELDNCVWKLADVKENRDPESKGRPLSRKRRDWRLNLPFTMHRRVTLYLEF, encoded by the exons ATGGGTAGTGGCCGGATTATTCATCATCTTCTACGTCGCCGCCTCCTTTACTCTTCAAGTTTTTGCAGGACCACACGCCTCCTTTCTTTCTTTGATCACTCACCATCAAAATGTATACTTCCCAATGCCACAATTCAATTTCACAACACTTTTCCTTCACTCAGTTTCTTCCCAAATCACCCGTCTTCTTCTCAGCTCTTAAGCACCAGTTCCAATGACAGTAATGATCACGAGCAAGACACCAGCGAAGAAGGCCGACTTCACC ATGAAATATCTGAAGACGAGGAATCAGATGGgtgggaagaggaggaagaggtGGAGGCCAAG CCTGGTGATGGTggggatggtggtggagttgtgCTGCAAGGTATCCCGTGGGGCGAGCGGGTTCTCTCTATTGCTCGAGAGGTCTTGTTGCAATTTGCTGATGACTTGAAACTCTATTCTTTCAAGATTAACAATCGTGGATATGTTTATGTGAGACTAGATAAACTTTCTAACGA ATATGGCTGCCCTACCATGGAAGAGCTTGAAAGCTACTGTCAAGAATACAAAAAAAGATTGGAGGAAGTTGGAGCACTTGGAGAGATACCTGACAATTTGGCTCTTGAG GTATCATCTCCTGGTGCAGAGAGGATACTGAAGGTACCGGATGAGTTAAGTCGTTTCAAAGACATGCCTATGAGAGTAAACTATGTAGAAGGCGAAGAACCTCACAGTCCGGAAAAGGAGGGTGTATTTTTTTTGGAGACCGTGGAAACAGAATTGGACAACTGTGTGTGGAAGTTGGCAGATGTGAAGGAGAACCGGGACCCTGAAAGCAAAGGTAGACCTTTAAGCCGTAAAAGGCGAGATTGGAGGTTAAACTTACCTTTCACTATGCATAGACGGGTAACTTTATACCTTGAGTTCTGA